The following proteins are encoded in a genomic region of Flammeovirga pectinis:
- a CDS encoding GNAT family N-acetyltransferase, which produces MVELIDASENFNALWDIYLEAFPRDEQRPKEEIISLMDTPNFYFEGIYVEKKCCGLVCYRELGDFIFIEYLAMHANSRGSGAGSAFLHYFIEKYNGEKIILEVEHPVEDIQKRRVGFYERKGFHYNDKIFMAPQTIEGGQELPLNFMSYPLLLGTQEYEQVKKLLLDKVYNED; this is translated from the coding sequence ATGGTTGAATTAATTGATGCTTCAGAAAACTTTAATGCACTTTGGGATATTTACTTAGAAGCATTTCCTAGAGACGAGCAAAGACCCAAAGAAGAAATAATTTCTTTAATGGATACACCCAATTTTTATTTTGAAGGTATCTATGTAGAAAAAAAATGCTGTGGTTTAGTATGTTACAGAGAATTAGGTGATTTTATATTTATAGAATACCTAGCAATGCATGCAAACAGTAGAGGTTCTGGTGCTGGCTCTGCATTTTTACATTACTTTATTGAGAAATATAATGGCGAAAAAATAATTCTTGAAGTTGAACACCCTGTAGAAGATATTCAAAAAAGAAGAGTAGGTTTTTACGAGAGAAAAGGGTTTCATTATAATGATAAGATTTTTATGGCACCTCAAACAATCGAAGGTGGACAAGAATTACCATTAAATTTTATGTCGTACCCGCTGTTGTTAGGAACTCAAGAGTATGAACAAGTAAAAAAATTACTACTTGATAAAGTATATAACGAAGATTAA
- a CDS encoding tRNA pseudouridine synthase A — translation MKKKRHNYLFEIQYIGYRYHGWMVQPGLKTVQGMIDKTINYVLGGEIKFKTLGTSRTDAMVSANHSAFELFVFDVLDEEEFLKEFNINLPSDIKALSIKKVSDAFNVIQSSKVKEYQYLFTFGDKNHPFCAPFMVSVMDDLNIDVMIEGAKLFEGEHYFGRYCKAPKEGVELTRTIDLCEIKVNDVVTASFFPEQSYVLNVHGKGFMRNQVRLIMGTLFMLGRGELTLDQIKESLEFSDIKKPLGYIAPASGLNLNAMSYEDEIV, via the coding sequence ATGAAGAAAAAACGACATAATTACCTCTTTGAAATACAATATATAGGGTATCGTTACCATGGTTGGATGGTACAACCTGGTTTAAAAACGGTACAAGGCATGATTGATAAAACAATTAATTATGTTTTAGGAGGAGAGATTAAGTTTAAAACCTTAGGAACAAGTAGAACAGATGCAATGGTATCTGCAAATCATTCAGCTTTTGAGTTGTTTGTATTTGATGTACTTGATGAAGAAGAATTTTTAAAAGAGTTTAATATCAATTTACCGAGTGATATCAAGGCGCTATCTATTAAAAAAGTTAGTGATGCTTTTAATGTAATTCAAAGTTCTAAAGTTAAAGAGTACCAATATCTGTTTACTTTTGGCGATAAGAACCACCCTTTCTGTGCACCTTTTATGGTTTCTGTAATGGATGACCTTAACATTGATGTAATGATAGAAGGCGCTAAACTATTTGAAGGAGAACATTACTTTGGGAGATACTGTAAAGCCCCAAAAGAAGGTGTAGAACTAACCAGAACTATTGATTTGTGCGAGATTAAAGTAAATGATGTTGTTACGGCTTCCTTTTTTCCCGAACAGAGTTATGTACTTAATGTACATGGTAAAGGTTTTATGAGAAATCAAGTAAGGCTGATTATGGGAACTTTATTTATGTTAGGAAGAGGAGAACTGACATTAGATCAAATTAAAGAATCTTTAGAATTTAGCGATATTAAAAAACCTTTAGGTTATATAGCTCCTGCATCTGGTTTAAACTTAAATGCAATGAGTTACGAAGATGAAATCGTCTAA
- a CDS encoding tRNA-binding protein, with the protein MDGVLTWDDFTKVEMRVGTIVSAEEFKEARNPAYKLVIDFGEFGLKKTSAQITSLYQPSDLIDKQIIAVVNFPPKQIANIMSECLVLGALGNNKDVTLLHPDLKVKNGSKIG; encoded by the coding sequence ATGGATGGTGTACTTACTTGGGATGACTTTACTAAAGTTGAAATGAGGGTAGGAACTATTGTTTCTGCTGAAGAATTTAAAGAAGCTAGAAACCCTGCGTATAAACTAGTAATTGATTTTGGCGAATTTGGACTTAAGAAAACATCAGCCCAGATTACATCTTTATACCAACCATCTGATTTAATTGATAAACAAATAATTGCTGTGGTGAATTTTCCGCCAAAGCAGATTGCAAATATAATGTCAGAGTGTTTGGTTTTAGGAGCTCTTGGCAACAATAAAGATGTTACACTTTTACATCCCGATTTAAAAGTAAAAAACGGTAGTAAAATTGGATAA
- a CDS encoding DUF3467 domain-containing protein: MDQEEKKPENQINIELTDDVAEGTYANLAMIAHSNSEFVIDFIRMMPGLPKAKVKSRIILTPEHAKRLYMALQDNLKKYEGQFGPIGKTEEAPKFPMNFGMTNTDPQ, encoded by the coding sequence ATGGATCAAGAAGAAAAAAAACCAGAAAATCAAATTAACATCGAACTAACTGACGATGTAGCTGAAGGTACTTATGCTAACCTTGCAATGATTGCTCACTCTAATAGCGAGTTTGTGATTGACTTTATTAGAATGATGCCTGGCTTGCCAAAAGCCAAAGTTAAATCAAGAATTATTTTAACTCCAGAACATGCAAAACGCTTGTATATGGCTCTACAAGATAATTTAAAGAAATATGAAGGACAATTTGGTCCTATCGGAAAGACTGAGGAAGCTCCTAAGTTTCCAATGAATTTCGGTATGACAAATACAGATCCTCAATAA
- a CDS encoding ABC-F family ATP-binding cassette domain-containing protein, producing MITVSNLGVQFGKRVLFQDVNLKFTEGNCYGIIGANGAGKSTFLKTLYGAQDPTRGNISFGKGERTSVLKQEHHEFDEFTVLDTVMMGHDELWAIKKEQDELYAKPDFNEADGIRISELTERFEDLDGWNAESDAANLLSGLHITEDLHYQTMANVSGKQKVRVLLAQALFGKPDNLLLDEPTNDLDQETIAWLENYLANFENTVLVISHDRHFLDSICTQIVDIDFSKISMFSGNYSFWYQSSQLASRQQAQQNKKAEEKIKELKEFIARFSANAAKSKQTTSRKKMLEKLNFEEIQPSSRKYPGIIFTPERAAGNNILEVKEMSKSIDGDVLFKNVEFSMQKDDKIIFLSRDPRAMTAFFEIINENDADFEGEYNWGVTITKAYLPVEHSEFFRNDMNLVDWLGQYSSDTSEAFIRGYLGKMLFSGEEIFKQSSVLSGGEKMRCMMSKMMLSDANALILDSPTNHLDLESIQALNNSLTKFPGNILMSSHDHEVISTVCNRVIELTPNGMIDRHMPYDEYINSEQIQEIRDNLYAK from the coding sequence ATGATAACAGTTTCAAACTTAGGCGTTCAATTTGGTAAGCGTGTGCTTTTCCAAGATGTAAACCTTAAATTCACAGAAGGCAATTGCTACGGTATTATCGGTGCTAACGGTGCAGGTAAATCTACATTTTTAAAAACATTATATGGTGCGCAAGACCCAACTAGAGGTAATATATCTTTCGGAAAAGGGGAACGTACTTCTGTATTAAAGCAGGAACACCACGAATTTGATGAATTTACAGTTTTAGATACTGTAATGATGGGTCATGATGAATTGTGGGCAATTAAAAAAGAACAAGACGAGTTATATGCTAAACCAGATTTTAACGAAGCCGATGGTATTCGTATTTCTGAGTTAACAGAACGTTTTGAAGATCTTGATGGTTGGAATGCAGAATCTGATGCTGCAAACTTGTTAAGTGGACTTCACATTACGGAAGATCTACATTACCAAACAATGGCCAACGTAAGTGGTAAGCAAAAAGTACGTGTGTTATTAGCACAAGCTTTATTTGGTAAGCCAGATAACTTATTACTTGATGAGCCTACCAACGACTTGGATCAGGAGACTATTGCTTGGTTAGAAAACTACTTAGCAAACTTTGAGAACACGGTATTGGTTATTTCTCACGACCGTCACTTCTTAGATTCAATTTGTACACAGATTGTAGATATTGATTTCTCTAAGATTTCAATGTTTTCTGGTAACTACTCTTTCTGGTACCAGTCAAGTCAATTAGCTTCACGTCAGCAAGCACAGCAAAACAAAAAAGCTGAAGAGAAAATCAAGGAATTGAAAGAGTTTATTGCTCGTTTCTCTGCCAATGCTGCAAAATCTAAGCAAACAACATCTCGTAAGAAGATGTTAGAAAAATTAAACTTCGAAGAAATTCAACCTTCTTCAAGAAAGTATCCTGGTATTATCTTCACACCGGAGAGAGCGGCAGGTAATAACATTCTTGAAGTGAAAGAAATGTCTAAATCAATTGATGGAGATGTACTTTTCAAAAATGTTGAATTCTCGATGCAAAAGGACGATAAGATTATTTTCTTATCAAGAGATCCTAGAGCTATGACGGCTTTCTTTGAGATTATCAATGAAAATGACGCTGACTTTGAAGGAGAATACAATTGGGGTGTAACAATTACCAAAGCATATTTACCTGTAGAACACAGTGAGTTTTTCAGAAACGATATGAACCTTGTAGATTGGTTAGGACAATATTCTAGCGATACGTCTGAAGCATTTATTAGAGGTTACTTAGGTAAAATGCTTTTCTCTGGAGAAGAAATCTTCAAACAATCTTCTGTACTTTCAGGAGGTGAGAAAATGCGTTGTATGATGTCTAAAATGATGCTTTCAGATGCAAATGCTTTAATTTTAGATTCTCCTACAAACCACTTAGATTTAGAGTCGATTCAAGCATTGAACAACTCGTTAACTAAGTTCCCAGGAAATATTTTAATGTCATCACATGACCACGAAGTAATTTCTACAGTTTGTAATCGTGTAATTGAATTAACACCAAATGGTATGATCGATAGACACATGCCTTATGATGAATATATCAATTCGGAACAAATTCAAGAGATAAGAGATAATTTATACGCGAAGTAG
- a CDS encoding 1-acyl-sn-glycerol-3-phosphate acyltransferase — MRTLSIWLFKLLGWKVEGALPNDVKKFVVVVGPHTSFWDFILGIPARKIVGVQSKFFIKSSLCKGILGKFLISLGAIPVDRSKKTRLVDNVIDEFNSRSELIMAVTPEGTRSYNENWKTGFYRIAKGANVPIYMVGICFKTKRYIFGAKATLTDDMDKDIYNIKKYLGQFQGKHPTKGIHV, encoded by the coding sequence ATGAGAACACTGAGTATTTGGCTTTTTAAGCTATTGGGATGGAAAGTAGAGGGGGCTTTACCAAATGATGTGAAAAAATTTGTAGTTGTAGTTGGACCACACACTAGTTTTTGGGATTTTATATTAGGTATTCCAGCCAGAAAAATTGTTGGAGTACAATCTAAATTTTTTATTAAAAGTTCCCTTTGTAAAGGTATACTTGGTAAGTTTTTGATTTCTTTGGGAGCAATTCCTGTAGACCGATCAAAAAAAACACGCCTAGTTGATAATGTGATTGATGAATTTAATTCTAGATCTGAATTAATTATGGCTGTTACACCAGAGGGTACTAGATCTTATAATGAGAACTGGAAAACTGGTTTTTATAGAATTGCTAAAGGTGCAAATGTTCCTATTTATATGGTAGGAATATGTTTTAAGACAAAGAGATATATTTTTGGTGCTAAAGCTACCTTAACTGATGATATGGATAAAGACATTTACAACATCAAAAAATATTTAGGGCAGTTTCAAGGTAAACATCCTACAAAAGGCATCCATGTTTAA
- a CDS encoding phosphate ABC transporter substrate-binding protein → MNRIIHYSTLTILSILILSNIQQLYGQKIKGKGSDTMLPLMEELVKIYKTGTTKSVDIIGGGSSLGFRGLTNYDIEFALSSRKVEETEKLKIETKYDQLLENIIAYDALSIITHPSNKVTKLTIAQLKKVFKGEVTNWKQLGGEDVQIVVISRDKNSGSYGFMESIILNDEAMTKTCIVSRSNAGVVQRVGLERGAIGYCGIAYVEEIVKPLAICDRNNEYIYPSFKNALQKIYPLSRPLYLYYRKSDKLKVDYLINFALSDKGQQIIAHKGYIPVF, encoded by the coding sequence ATGAACAGAATAATACATTACAGCACGCTAACAATACTATCTATCTTAATTCTCTCAAACATTCAACAATTATATGGACAAAAAATTAAAGGAAAAGGTAGTGATACCATGCTTCCGTTAATGGAAGAACTTGTAAAGATATACAAAACAGGGACTACCAAATCTGTAGATATTATTGGTGGAGGGAGTTCTTTAGGATTTAGAGGGTTAACCAATTATGATATCGAATTTGCCTTATCGTCACGTAAGGTAGAAGAGACAGAGAAATTAAAAATAGAAACAAAATACGATCAATTACTTGAAAATATTATAGCTTATGATGCTCTTTCAATTATAACTCACCCATCAAATAAAGTAACAAAATTAACAATAGCTCAACTTAAAAAAGTTTTTAAAGGCGAAGTAACGAATTGGAAACAGTTGGGAGGAGAGGACGTTCAGATTGTTGTAATTTCTAGAGATAAGAACTCTGGGAGTTATGGTTTTATGGAGTCTATTATTTTAAATGATGAAGCAATGACAAAGACTTGTATTGTTTCTAGGTCGAATGCAGGAGTAGTGCAACGAGTAGGTTTAGAGCGTGGAGCAATAGGTTATTGTGGTATTGCTTATGTAGAAGAGATTGTAAAACCACTTGCTATCTGTGATAGAAATAACGAATACATCTATCCTTCATTTAAAAATGCACTCCAGAAAATTTATCCTTTATCAAGACCTTTGTATTTGTATTATCGCAAGTCTGATAAATTAAAAGTTGACTATCTCATCAATTTTGCTCTTTCTGATAAAGGACAGCAAATTATTGCTCATAAAGGATACATCCCAGTATTTTAA
- a CDS encoding SpoIIE family protein phosphatase: MKLTPKKRQAKSIKTRLIWSFAANLVIIFVVFVAFGSIRNITQNAEALVSELNELSDKIQKIKTTRQSFLLTETINPSFYESKNNHFIIKHNLLLEEINLQIEGFYINSYVQNANVIPSLRSLQNTLSLYHISFDSLINVQLQRGFKSYGVEGDMRRAIYSVMNSGYTLDQVKILSLRRHEKDYILRKDLQYLAKLTSVITLLKDDIDKDISEKYGRVYLKGGLDTYLKNFKELVKLDRKLGYYGVRGIKDNLNSELSVAERQIAAVIKTMITYMDFWKKINLSVLFISAFSIILVNAGLLFYLLSRLGKPINKLSKSIHEIVAKDFQGELYTIKTKDEIGDLSNDFNYVLEKMNERSDEIIQQKEELAITYEKIDTIRQIGGRLNRHVSVEAIVKEFYHSLGNILDFSTFLIGIYQNDELNYQGYNNEGEFISFDRSIHEFTHLGVECFRRQEPIIVKDFLGDDNNEFKHLLPVITSQKIGSLIYLPMTSASGRVGVLALHNTTANSISDVQINMLGSIVVYAVSALDTAINYESLEHQVEKKTAKINSQKEELVQSNSLLKGTLDELEFTNKQWKSSVQYAQRIQQALLPNFSEVRSKFEDAFILYRPKDIVSGDFYWLETKGDFIYFAVADCTGHGVPGAFMSILGREILSNLVNTKDITSPAELLDELHIRIRVVLQQERLKNKDGMDIGLCVMNKRTNEFRFAGAHHPLYIVKKNDDGENFIEVIDGDRQSIGGHVLKKKKYAPFSEHCIKRSRNEEILSLYMCSDGYQDQFGGDQGRKFYKKNFRNMLKDIADKPMYEQKSIIAMTIDDWMTGTVKQTDDILVVGFQPKMDQANNMKIENIKKFMEIC, translated from the coding sequence ATGAAATTAACACCCAAAAAAAGACAAGCCAAAAGTATTAAAACTAGATTGATCTGGTCTTTTGCTGCCAACTTAGTTATTATTTTTGTTGTATTCGTAGCCTTTGGTTCAATTAGAAATATTACGCAAAATGCAGAAGCATTGGTTTCTGAATTGAACGAACTGAGCGATAAAATTCAGAAAATTAAAACTACACGACAATCTTTCCTGTTAACCGAAACAATTAACCCATCATTTTATGAATCAAAGAATAACCATTTTATCATAAAACACAACTTATTACTAGAAGAAATCAATTTACAAATAGAAGGATTTTATATTAATAGTTACGTGCAGAATGCCAATGTTATTCCTTCTTTACGTTCACTTCAAAACACACTTTCTTTGTATCATATCAGTTTTGATAGCTTAATTAATGTACAATTACAAAGGGGGTTTAAGAGTTATGGTGTAGAAGGAGATATGCGACGTGCAATTTATAGTGTAATGAATTCTGGATATACGTTAGATCAAGTAAAAATATTATCCCTACGTAGACACGAAAAAGATTACATTTTAAGAAAAGACCTTCAATACCTAGCTAAACTAACTAGTGTTATTACTTTATTGAAGGACGATATAGATAAAGATATCTCTGAAAAATACGGTAGAGTATATTTAAAAGGAGGTTTAGATACTTATCTTAAAAATTTTAAAGAATTAGTAAAACTAGATAGGAAACTAGGGTATTACGGTGTTAGAGGTATAAAAGACAACCTAAATAGCGAACTTTCTGTTGCAGAAAGACAAATCGCAGCTGTTATTAAAACCATGATTACCTACATGGATTTCTGGAAAAAAATAAACCTTAGTGTATTATTCATTTCTGCATTTAGTATAATTTTGGTCAATGCAGGTTTACTTTTCTACCTTCTTTCTCGACTTGGGAAGCCTATTAATAAATTATCAAAATCTATACATGAGATTGTAGCAAAAGATTTTCAAGGAGAATTATATACAATCAAAACAAAAGATGAAATTGGAGATTTATCGAATGATTTTAATTACGTCTTAGAAAAGATGAACGAAAGAAGTGACGAGATTATTCAACAGAAAGAAGAACTAGCAATTACCTATGAAAAAATTGATACAATAAGGCAAATTGGAGGCCGTTTAAATAGGCACGTATCTGTGGAGGCTATCGTAAAAGAGTTTTACCATTCATTGGGTAACATTTTAGATTTCTCTACTTTTCTAATAGGTATTTATCAAAATGATGAACTGAACTACCAAGGATATAACAATGAAGGTGAATTTATTTCATTTGATAGATCAATACACGAATTTACACACCTTGGCGTAGAGTGTTTTAGAAGGCAAGAACCCATTATTGTTAAAGATTTTTTAGGTGATGATAATAATGAATTTAAGCACTTGTTACCAGTAATTACGTCTCAAAAAATTGGCTCTTTGATTTATCTTCCAATGACGTCAGCTTCGGGGAGAGTTGGCGTTCTTGCATTACACAATACAACTGCGAACTCCATTTCTGATGTGCAAATTAATATGTTGGGCAGTATTGTAGTGTATGCAGTTAGTGCTTTAGATACAGCCATTAATTACGAAAGTCTAGAACATCAAGTAGAAAAGAAAACCGCTAAAATTAATTCTCAGAAAGAAGAATTAGTACAAAGTAATTCACTTTTAAAGGGAACTTTAGACGAGCTTGAATTTACAAATAAGCAATGGAAAAGTAGTGTACAATATGCTCAGAGAATACAGCAGGCATTGTTACCGAATTTTTCGGAAGTAAGAAGTAAGTTCGAAGATGCTTTTATACTTTACAGACCTAAAGATATTGTAAGTGGAGATTTTTACTGGCTAGAGACCAAAGGGGATTTTATTTATTTTGCTGTAGCAGATTGTACTGGTCATGGAGTTCCTGGTGCATTTATGTCCATTTTGGGTAGAGAGATTTTATCTAATTTGGTCAATACAAAAGACATTACTTCTCCGGCAGAATTACTAGATGAATTGCATATACGAATTAGAGTTGTATTGCAACAAGAGCGTTTAAAAAATAAAGACGGCATGGATATCGGTCTTTGTGTAATGAACAAAAGAACGAATGAATTTCGATTTGCTGGAGCACATCATCCTTTGTATATAGTTAAAAAGAATGATGATGGTGAAAACTTTATAGAAGTTATAGATGGTGATAGACAGTCTATTGGAGGTCATGTTCTGAAAAAGAAGAAATATGCTCCTTTCTCAGAACATTGCATAAAACGATCTCGAAACGAAGAGATTCTCTCCTTATATATGTGTTCAGATGGATATCAAGATCAATTTGGGGGAGACCAGGGAAGAAAATTCTATAAAAAGAATTTTAGAAATATGTTAAAAGATATTGCTGATAAACCGATGTACGAGCAGAAATCTATTATTGCAATGACAATTGATGATTGGATGACAGGTACAGTAAAACAAACAGATGACATCTTGGTCGTTGGGTTTCAGCCTAAAATGGACCAGGCAAATAATATGAAAATTGAGAATATTAAAAAATTTATGGAAATCTGCTAA
- a CDS encoding tetratricopeptide repeat-containing sensor histidine kinase, translating to MKNYYLLSVLFLSSLLSYAEIDSIQFQRSNIDSLQNEVRFHEENPNYLSNLLRLSGLYLNTDLDSSIYYAEKAISFASKLNDTNVLEKAYRAKGVAYYYKAEYSDALRFYFEALNISEKEDDPNTVNSTVQNIGKIYEVQQEYDKALEYYSRGLELLNDTSSPKLTALAYSNMANILNYKKEYVKALSYHEKAIIIRKKDDNTFLPYSYNDIAIVYRNLGNLGEAIKAYKLSYSSLKALNEKRGLAGVSNNISSLYLELGRLDSALKYAKQSYQLAYQIHAKHELMGASYQLSELYERKGNFREALKYERQSSELYDSLFTQEKMREVATLETQVKFNEERAKSQLLREQQKAKMDQQVVLTIAAIIVCFLLIGVIMIFMKERSKQNILNKKLVAANNLLQEQQEELAKKNKEGKEHNDRLNTLNEEKNHLIGVVAHDLRNPLTSAMSLSQLLMQELDGDNEECIQGVSNALNRMNEMITRILDVKAIEAGHLNLMQSEFELDIIVEGVVDGCKHTAEEKSIRVHQKLKPVQVYADPHCVKQVLDNLLSNAIKFSPKTKNIFVEIDQVDNEVTVSIIDEGPGISIEDQEKMFGKFQRLSAKPTNGESSTGLGLSIAKKFMDVMNGKLECKSTLGKGSTFTATLPLKVTQENGMKQVCN from the coding sequence GTGAAGAACTACTATCTACTATCTGTTTTATTTTTATCTTCATTACTATCATATGCAGAAATAGATTCTATTCAATTTCAAAGAAGCAATATTGATAGTTTGCAAAATGAAGTGCGTTTTCATGAAGAAAATCCAAATTACCTTAGTAATCTGTTGAGACTTAGTGGACTTTATTTAAATACCGATTTAGATTCATCAATTTATTATGCTGAAAAGGCGATTTCTTTTGCGTCTAAATTAAATGATACAAATGTTTTAGAAAAGGCTTATAGAGCTAAAGGTGTGGCTTATTATTATAAGGCAGAATATAGTGATGCACTAAGATTTTATTTTGAGGCATTAAATATTAGCGAAAAAGAAGATGACCCTAATACAGTAAATTCTACTGTTCAAAATATTGGAAAAATATACGAAGTTCAGCAAGAATATGATAAAGCTTTAGAATACTATTCTAGAGGTTTAGAACTTTTGAACGATACCTCTTCGCCTAAGTTAACAGCATTAGCCTACAGTAATATGGCCAATATTCTTAACTACAAAAAAGAATATGTAAAGGCACTTTCTTATCATGAAAAAGCAATAATAATCAGAAAAAAAGACGATAATACTTTCTTACCTTATTCGTACAACGATATTGCTATTGTTTACAGAAATCTAGGCAATTTAGGTGAGGCAATTAAGGCCTATAAATTATCTTATTCATCTTTAAAAGCATTAAACGAAAAAAGAGGGTTGGCTGGTGTTTCTAATAATATATCCTCATTATACCTTGAGTTAGGTAGGTTAGATAGTGCATTGAAGTATGCAAAGCAGAGCTACCAATTGGCTTATCAAATACATGCAAAACATGAATTGATGGGAGCTTCTTATCAATTATCTGAATTGTATGAACGCAAAGGCAATTTTAGAGAAGCCTTAAAATACGAACGTCAATCTAGTGAACTTTACGACAGTCTTTTTACGCAAGAGAAAATGCGTGAAGTAGCAACCCTAGAGACACAAGTGAAATTTAACGAAGAAAGAGCCAAATCACAATTACTAAGAGAACAGCAAAAAGCAAAAATGGATCAGCAAGTTGTTTTAACAATTGCAGCTATTATTGTGTGCTTTCTTCTTATTGGTGTAATAATGATCTTTATGAAGGAGAGGAGTAAACAGAATATCTTAAATAAGAAACTGGTTGCAGCAAATAATTTATTACAAGAACAACAAGAAGAATTAGCAAAGAAAAATAAAGAGGGAAAAGAACATAATGATCGTTTGAATACTTTAAATGAAGAAAAAAATCATTTAATAGGTGTTGTTGCACACGATCTTAGAAATCCTCTAACCTCTGCAATGTCTTTAAGTCAGCTTTTAATGCAAGAACTTGATGGAGACAACGAGGAATGTATTCAAGGCGTATCAAATGCTTTAAATAGAATGAACGAGATGATTACTCGAATTCTTGATGTAAAAGCAATTGAGGCAGGGCATCTTAATCTAATGCAATCAGAATTTGAATTAGATATAATAGTAGAAGGAGTAGTAGATGGCTGTAAACATACGGCAGAAGAGAAAAGTATTCGTGTTCATCAGAAACTAAAACCTGTACAAGTATATGCAGACCCACATTGTGTAAAGCAAGTACTTGATAATTTACTTTCTAATGCGATTAAATTTTCACCTAAAACTAAAAATATTTTTGTAGAAATAGATCAGGTAGATAATGAAGTGACAGTTTCTATTATAGATGAAGGACCGGGTATTTCTATTGAAGATCAAGAAAAGATGTTTGGGAAATTTCAAAGGCTATCAGCCAAACCAACTAATGGAGAATCTTCTACAGGATTAGGTTTAAGTATTGCCAAAAAATTTATGGATGTGATGAATGGTAAATTAGAATGTAAAAGTACACTAGGTAAAGGGAGTACATTTACAGCAACTTTACCACTTAAAGTAACTCAAGAGAACGGTATGAAACAGGTATGTAACTAA
- the ruvC gene encoding crossover junction endodeoxyribonuclease RuvC encodes MKKIQPEKLVLGIDPGTQVMGYGLIHVQGSKISLVQYGVIHLKKFATHALKLRKIHERITNILEEYAPDEMALEAPFVGQNMQSALKLGRAQGVAMSAALIRDIPITEYAPKKVKAAVTGNGNASKEQVASMLEKLLKFKMDDKTLLDATDALGVAVCHVFQRGDNTQKKQSWKNFLTDNPSRISKRLK; translated from the coding sequence ATGAAAAAAATTCAACCTGAGAAATTAGTTTTAGGTATCGATCCAGGTACTCAAGTTATGGGCTACGGACTAATTCATGTCCAGGGATCAAAAATTTCTTTAGTACAATATGGTGTAATCCATTTAAAGAAATTTGCTACTCATGCTTTAAAATTAAGAAAAATACATGAACGTATTACTAACATTTTAGAAGAGTATGCACCAGATGAAATGGCTTTAGAAGCTCCTTTTGTAGGGCAAAATATGCAATCTGCTTTAAAATTAGGACGAGCACAAGGGGTTGCAATGTCTGCTGCTTTAATTAGAGATATACCTATTACAGAATACGCTCCTAAAAAAGTGAAAGCTGCTGTTACGGGCAATGGAAATGCATCTAAAGAGCAAGTGGCTAGTATGTTAGAAAAACTTTTGAAATTTAAAATGGATGACAAGACACTTCTAGATGCTACAGATGCATTAGGTGTTGCCGTTTGCCATGTATTCCAAAGAGGTGATAATACACAGAAGAAACAATCCTGGAAAAACTTCCTAACTGATAACCCTAGTAGAATTTCTAAAAGGCTTAAATAG